One segment of Cydia amplana chromosome 16, ilCydAmpl1.1, whole genome shotgun sequence DNA contains the following:
- the LOC134655402 gene encoding uncharacterized protein LOC134655402 isoform X1 → MDSTIPRVILSIVLAALLPMASPDQGQAKEDIPHSRQKRILWITNDGRLALPPGTTMTITPSLSMPFVRHPPKGFLSNVSINFPFTSTLKYEVEFMIDFDKLGLTDNENPYGTLPPILARSMGSAAASMMAQYVGQYLERRRGKRAADVPPEVETAILDRLHGGERAIMYSIAEDMFTNFGMEGRECLLRAICEIHSHPLTNFGFLGEVMKLFFTPSKSPYATLLSEYVEAQKAGEKGGECWPYYRLCPRSIFQPSPNKYSKEAEDLHRRQEHDNIDNNIDIDGIRAM, encoded by the exons ATGGACTCGACGATACCGCGCGTCATACTCAGCATAGTTCTGGCCGCGTTGCTGCCAATGGCGTCTCCCGACCAAGGCCAGGCCAAGGAGGACATCCCCCACTCTAGACAGAAGAGGATACTCTGGATCACCAACGATGGCCGGCTGGCGCTGCCTCCTGGCACGACCATGACGATAACGCCTTCCTTGTCGATGCCGTTTGTGAGGCATCCGCCGAAGGGGTTTTTGTCTAACGTTTCAATTAATTTCCCTTTTACAA GTACACTAAAGTACGAGGTGGAGTTTATGA TTGATTTCGACAAATTGGGTCTCACGGACAACGAGAACCCCTACGGCACGCTGCCGCCGATCCTAGCCCGGTCCATGGGGAGCGCTGCTGCATCAATGATGGCGCAATATGTGGGACAGTATCTGGAGAGAAGGAGGGGGAAGAGAGCAGCAGACGTGCCCCCGGAGGTGGAGACGGCGATATTAGACCGATTGCATGGAGGAGAGAG AGCCATAATGTACAGCATCGCAGAGGACATGTTCACAAACTTCGGGATGGAAGGCCGGGAGTGCCTCCTGCGCGCCATCTGCGAGATCCACTCTCACCCTCTCACCAACTTTGGCTTCCTCGGGGAAGTCATGAAGCTGTTCTTtac GCCCAGCAAATCCCCGTATGCAACTCTGCTGTCAGAGTATGTAGAAGCCCAAAAAGCAGGTGAAAAGGGCGGCGAATGTTGGCCGTACTACCGGCTCTGCCCTCGAAGCATCTTTCAACCCTCACCCAACAAATACTC GAAAGAGGCAGAGGATTTACACAGGCGACAAGAACACGACAATATAGACAACAATATTGATATAGACGGAATAAG
- the LOC134655402 gene encoding uncharacterized protein LOC134655402 isoform X2, producing the protein MDSTIPRVILSIVLAALLPMASPDQGQAKEDIPHSRQKRILWITNDGRLALPPGTTMTITPSLSMPFVRHPPKGFLSNVSINFPFTIDFDKLGLTDNENPYGTLPPILARSMGSAAASMMAQYVGQYLERRRGKRAADVPPEVETAILDRLHGGERAIMYSIAEDMFTNFGMEGRECLLRAICEIHSHPLTNFGFLGEVMKLFFTPSKSPYATLLSEYVEAQKAGEKGGECWPYYRLCPRSIFQPSPNKYSKEAEDLHRRQEHDNIDNNIDIDGIRAM; encoded by the exons ATGGACTCGACGATACCGCGCGTCATACTCAGCATAGTTCTGGCCGCGTTGCTGCCAATGGCGTCTCCCGACCAAGGCCAGGCCAAGGAGGACATCCCCCACTCTAGACAGAAGAGGATACTCTGGATCACCAACGATGGCCGGCTGGCGCTGCCTCCTGGCACGACCATGACGATAACGCCTTCCTTGTCGATGCCGTTTGTGAGGCATCCGCCGAAGGGGTTTTTGTCTAACGTTTCAATTAATTTCCCTTTTACAA TTGATTTCGACAAATTGGGTCTCACGGACAACGAGAACCCCTACGGCACGCTGCCGCCGATCCTAGCCCGGTCCATGGGGAGCGCTGCTGCATCAATGATGGCGCAATATGTGGGACAGTATCTGGAGAGAAGGAGGGGGAAGAGAGCAGCAGACGTGCCCCCGGAGGTGGAGACGGCGATATTAGACCGATTGCATGGAGGAGAGAG AGCCATAATGTACAGCATCGCAGAGGACATGTTCACAAACTTCGGGATGGAAGGCCGGGAGTGCCTCCTGCGCGCCATCTGCGAGATCCACTCTCACCCTCTCACCAACTTTGGCTTCCTCGGGGAAGTCATGAAGCTGTTCTTtac GCCCAGCAAATCCCCGTATGCAACTCTGCTGTCAGAGTATGTAGAAGCCCAAAAAGCAGGTGAAAAGGGCGGCGAATGTTGGCCGTACTACCGGCTCTGCCCTCGAAGCATCTTTCAACCCTCACCCAACAAATACTC GAAAGAGGCAGAGGATTTACACAGGCGACAAGAACACGACAATATAGACAACAATATTGATATAGACGGAATAAG
- the LOC134655340 gene encoding uncharacterized protein LOC134655340 → MNIAECNHIRIRDGNYGMNVERIIQQLEDLYQIDFRTLPQWQKLIQRMHLASTECKRKIQDSKRRKTTIIDKLYIESCRPSPFELTDELARTAKIWKAMEANLKTKKESILNLTESVHSSLHDETVYGEILGEESLGHPNTEVFASPGPIIGQDEPVTSLPAYIGINPHRRISSLKSDQSCLSLADSGLAVKPINCVKKPDEWSVLPQCTNIISAPNTITIENQSLNEQTISFSLITFSSEYQYLNLQFKRLTDNTPFRRAKILPVTPVKLFPGEAVNFKFVFKLQPNPENFAVKIFFKVGQNVLAEAPVEGFTLPVVGVFFIKTEAVHVTEEINIPPTYFWHINANFGFPFSGVTIKVPDDNCYNLHITKRNLNLLQELEHTFSIEPMTPSSTTIAQRHLDEEVIAQSKTFVSSNECQEETESALISIFITIIINDIIERALDVFVFEKTYLPLEPFSKQTIKVYQTKVEHIGFHQSLYEFKITDLETEETVLNKTVKVFGEVLPNPVQIEPGLLDMTVSPIVQGRCKDSFTIINSNKRFPVTIKIKLTSKIKQLISITPMETSIPIDTRVSFVVGLCSKDLNQTIREDFVHLTIKIIVIGDKSVYRNVPPIYYEILAPCSSEFLKLYKKAGL, encoded by the coding sequence ATGAATATTGCAGAATGCAATCATATACGAATAAGAGATGGCAATTATGGGATGAACGTGGAGCGAATAATACAACAGTTAGAAGATCTTTACCAGATAGATTTCCGAACTTTACCCCAATGGCAAAAACTTATACAACGAATGCATCTTGCAAGTACAGAATGCAAGCGAAAAATACAAGATTCAAAACGTCGTAAAACCACTATCATCGACAAACTATACATAGAATCATGTAGGCCATCACCCTTTGAGCTTACGGACGAATTGGCTAGGACTGCTAAGATATGGAAAGCAATGGAAGCCAATTTGAAGACGAAGAAAGaatctattttaaatttaacagaATCGGTTCATAGCAGTTTACATGATGAAACTGTCTATGGTGAAATACTGGGTGAAGAAAGTTTAGGACACCCAAATACAGAAGTTTTTGCATCCCCGGGCCCAATTATAGGACAAGATGAACCTGTTACAAGTTTACCTGCTTATATCGGCATAAATCCGCACAGACGTATATCTTCGTTAAAGTCTGATCAAAGTTGTTTAAGCCTTGCAGATTCAGGTCTAGCAGTAAAGCCTATAAATTGTGTAAAGAAGCCTGATGAATGGTCAGTTTTACCCCAATGCACAAATATAATTAGCGCTCCAAATACGATCACTATTGAAAACCAATCACTAAACGAACAAACCATATCGTTTTCATTGATTACCTTCAGCAGTGAATACCAGTATTTAAATCTGCAGTTCAAGAGATTAACTGATAACACGCCATTTAGACGAGCAAAAATTCTTCCAGTTACTCCGGTAAAATTATTTCCAGGTGAAGCAGtaaattttaagtttgtttttaaacTTCAACCGAATCCAGAAAATTTTgcggtaaaaatattttttaaagtgggCCAAAACGTTTTGGCTGAAGCTCCTGTGGAAGGATTTACCTTGCCAGTAGTCGGTGTTTTCTTTATAAAAACTGAGGCCGTACATGTTACCGAAGAAATAAATATACCACCTACGTACTTTTGGCACATCAATGCAAACTTTGGTTTTCCCTTTAGTGGTGTTACTATAAAAGTGCCTGATGACAATTGCTACAACTTGCATATAACCAAACGGAATTTGAATCTGCTTCAAGAATTAGAACATACTTTCTCAATTGAGCCCATGACTCCCAGCTCGACGACAATAGCTCAAAGACATCTTGACGAAGAAGTTATAGCTCAGAGTAAAACATTCGTTTCCTCGAATGAATGCCAGGAAGAAACAGAATCAGCTTTAATTTCAATctttattacaataataataaatgatatCATTGAACGGGCATTAGATGTTTTTGTGTTCgaaaaaacatatttaccttTGGAGCCTTTTTCAAAACAAACTATTAAAGTATACCAAACAAAAGTCGAACACATAGGTTTCCATCAAAGTCTTTATGAGTTCAAAATCACGGACCTTGAGACGGAAGAAACTGTTTTAAACAAAACAGTTAAAGTTTTCGGTGAAGTTTTACCGAATCCTGTGCAAATTGAACCTGGTTTACTTGATATGACTGTGTCACCTATAGTGCAGGGACGTTGTAAAGATAGCTTTACAATCATAAACAGTAACAAAAGATTTCCGGTAAcgattaaaattaaacttacATCAAAAATTAAACAGCTAATTAGTATAACTCCCATGGAAACTTCAATACCTATTGACACGCGTGTCAGTTTTGTAGTGGGTTtatgttctaaagatctaaaTCAAACTATAAGAGAAGATTTCGTACATCTCacaattaaaattattgtaATCGGAGATAAGTCGGTGTATCGTAATGTGCCACCAATATATTATGAGATATTAGCACCTTGTTCATCAGAATTTTTGAAATTGTACAAAAAAGCAGGTTTGTGA